The genomic stretch CTATTTACAACTTATTAGTACTAGTAGTTTATAAAGTTATTTTGTTACAAATTTTAAGAGTTATAAATGATACTCgaataaaaaatgtttataaACTTAGCTAAACATCTCTTTGGTTGACAAATAATGCGGCCGCCTATAATTCtcataattaactaattaaaagaGCAACAGGTGAAAAATAAGATAGACATAGAACACTCTTCCAAGTGGCCGTACAAAGCaaaataaagaaagagaaaaaaaaacaacaagtAGAATCTGCTATAGGTAAGTCAATCATTTAAAACATTATGGGAGGGAAAATGTTATGGGAAATACTGAaagtaaaatttgaaaaacaatACTATTTGGGTATCAATATCATGTACATAAAGAACTGCACAAGCTGCAGCAGCAGAAGAGCCATCACATAAAAAACCAGATGCAGAGAATGCTACAAATACAAACCTATGAGTGATTATCTCAGTCAATTAACAAGAAACAGAAGTGAACTTAGAAAGCTAATTAAGCAAGAAGGATGGTAAGAATATGATTAGGCAGACAACAATTCAAACCTATGAGTGATTATCAAAGACAACTAACCAGAAACAGAAGTGAACCTAGAAAATAAGGAAGATGATAAGAATATGATTAGACAGACAACTCAGACTTGGAAACAAGAATGCCATCAGTATCTGCATAAAGCCACTCCCCATCACATATCCTAGTCCCACCAAAATGCACTGGAAGGTGCTTCTCTCCGAGTCCCTTCTTGCTAGCCTTCATGGGGTGCGAGCTCAGAGCTCTCACACCAATGTCACACCCCATTGATCTCATCCACATCCCTTATGCATCCATTCACAATGATACCTGCCCACCCGTTGTTCTGTGCTTGAACCACCGGGTTCCCCCCCAATATCGCGCACCTCAAGCTGCCACCCCCCATCAACAACCAGAACCCTGTCGTCCCCCTTCTCCTCAAGAAACTCGCGTACCAACACGTTGTCTTCAAACACTCTGAGAGTACAACCTGCCCATAGAACACTTGACGCTGCCCGTATATCTTGAACTTTGGGAGCAGCGCCCGCAGCTCCCCATTCATAATATACTGTGGGTTTGCATCACAAAGTTCAGCTGTAGTTACCAAGGCCATCCTACACCAACAATCACATTCACATCTTACTTGGATGGATTATAAACCTCAGGATATCCTAATTGAATTACAGAGCATTGATAAACGATAAAAATACTCAATCATATATATTATCAATTCTAAATGGTAAACAGCCCTAAGAGCATAAGCAATCCCTCCAAAAACATGAACAATATGACAACTCTAGGTTTGACCAACATCAAAAGCCGATCACATTGTTCTACATGGAATTGAGAAGACTTCATTTAATTCGCATAGGGAATGAGATAAAATGCCACAAACCGGGAAATTTCCTCACCtccccaaaagaaaggaaaaggaagCAATGAATAGAGCATCTTGGGGGGTCGGAGAAGACTAATTAAACcgaaataaaatgtgtttttgcTAAAATTCATAAGAGCAGGAACCAGCCAGACATGGGAGAAGAGCAATTAACCATCAGACATGATTCCAGCATTGCTAAAATTGAcatgttttgttttcttttctttgaattCCCAAATGTAGCTATACAAATAAACCAATCAATTGTCTCATAAAATCTTCATATTTGTATCTTGCAAGTCCACATCTTCCATATCCAATATCGGAACGCAACAAACTTTCAAGGGAAAAAGTAATGATACAGTGATAAGATTATGTGATTTGAATAGGCAAAAGGAAAGTAGAGATATCAGAATTACCTGATTAACGGATATTATTTCTTGGTTTGAATCCGTGCGGAGAACAATCAAACTTTGAAAAGATTTTGGGAGTTTTGAAGAATTGAGGTccaacttttttctttctttaactTTTTATATCGAATTTGGGGAATTAAGCGATGGCCGTTGGCGCTAAAATTCGTTTGTGTTATTATACACTCCATATAAATATAGATGAGATAACATACATTTATCACTCGTTTTTTTAGACGTTTGGCTTATTTGTCCcttatactaataaataaacTTCATGCGCAAATTAAAATTCAATGTAAAAAAATAAGTGTGTTTATTATTTAAGATCAAAATCacgatttgtttttgtttcccaattgagatttaatattatattagttttataataaaagataaaattaatggtatgtagattcattttaaaaataaatgaaaaagttATTAGTGAAtggaagaaaataataaaatgtgaaatttATTGGGGGGAggaaggagtatatattttatcAGAATATGAGtaagtgaaaaatgaaaagtggTAGTGCTATAttaggaaaagaagaaaaaagtggAAGAAAAGAATTAATGATATTTATGGATGTTGGGGGATTGACGTGCATTTGGAAATACTACGTGTGTAGTTGAGGAAGCGCCATGCATCTATCTCCGTGCTAAGCTGGCTTCATTCAAATTTCCCACGtttctttctacaaaataaaccctctcttctcttgccttttATCCTTAATTTCCAAGCATAATCCGTTTCTGCTGTCGTATAAATTCTCTCCACAAATCagcaaattaattaacaaaggATAGAGAGAAGAAGATGGAAGCACAACTACATGGCCATGAAGACGGCGGTCAGGAGAAAAAGTCAGTGTTGAAGAAGGTTAAGGATGAGGCAAAGAAAATCAAAGAGACAATGAAGAAGCATGGGCATCAGCACAACAACGACGAAGAAAATCACCAAGTACATGGCGCAGGCGCCCCCAGTTCGCTTTCTCTTCCCTCTAATATTCATTCCCCTTATTGCTATTACTAATACAAGCAATGTGTTGCTGTGTTGTAGTACACGAATCCACTGTGGTGAAGAGCATAAACCTCCCCAGGGAAAGCAATAGCAATCCAAAAAATTCTCCTCCAAAAACTCCTCTTCCCACACCCACCGGTATCATAATGCTTTAGTACTATTGTATTGAATCAAATCTTATGTGGAGTAACTTGCTGATTGATGTATCAGAAGAGACGAGTGATGATTCTGAACGAGGAAATCCCCAATTCGAAGAAGATTCTCCAACAGACACGCTGGCTGGTAAAATATCATCAGCGACGAGTGCGGTGGCCATTTCGGCCAAGAATATGGTTGGTAGCAAGGGGCAGTCGATCAAGGAATACTTGAAACCAGGAGATGAGGATAAAGCTCTATCTTCTGCAATAACCAATGCCCTGCAGAAGAAAGAGGAGCCCAAGAGGGGAAAGGTGACGGTGTCCAAAGAGGTGGCAGAGCGGCTGGGCACGACGCAGGAGAATAAGAGGGAAGGAGAGGACGCCTTGGCTTCAGGGGAGGAGAGTTCCGGCCAGGGTGTGGCGGAGAGGCTGGAAAACGCGGTCAGTTCGTGGCTCGGGAAGAGCAATGGGATTGAGACTGCTCAGGATTCTGTTGGCCAAGCTTTTGGTCAGTTCTAATTTCCGGTTTAGTTTCTCCTTTACAATGATTCAATATTGCTGCTtaattgtgtgccttgtttttACTATAGTGAGCGACGCCGCCAGTGGAGCCAGGGCCATCTCCAAGGAGCGGTGAAAATGGCCGGCCATCATCATCAATTCGTTCCACACTATGAAAAATGTTGGAGTTTTACTTTCAATCAATTTAGACTCAAAATTCTAATTAACTTGTAGTACTAAATTTTGATATGGTGTGAATGTGTATGTGATAATGGACATATGAGCTGGAAAATACAAGACTTTTGTGAATTGGATAGAATCATGAAGAGCTGGCGTGATGGCAACAGATagctagtagtagtattatttttttggcaTCTTATTAACTAGCACAAATTTGAACCAAAATAGCAGATAGTTGAGCTACATATATACTTTTGTGCTGCGTGCACGTCATCACCAATTACTATTGCTTTCAATTTTCACATGCAAGGGGCAAGAAATATACATATATGAGGGGAAAGAAATGGCCAAAATGAAATGATAAACTAGTAGATTCACAGTATGGAGGAGGACTTGTTAGATTAGTTGGGAGTGATTTCTTACTTGTTGGCTTGAACCTTTTCTTCCACCTCCTCTTCTGTTGCTGGCCCAACCGACACAATATCTAGCTTACCAACTTTCTTGAGTCTCTTGACAACGGCCACTGCATCCATATCTCCCACCACCGTCACCTTCTGCTCCTTCACATCAGCTGAGATGGAATCCACACCTGCACATTTCTCTTCTTTCCTTTCTTCAAATCATATACTACTAGCTATATATAGCTACGCAACTCATGTGTGGTTTGAATTATGTTTTTACCCAGAATATCAGCGGCTGCTTCGATGGCCTTCTGCTTCGTCTTTTCGTCGGTCGTGGTTAGCAAcctcaccaccaccttctgaTATTTACACAATTCAAAAATCCACAAAAAAGCAAGATCAAAATGAATACTAGTACTCCTTATGATATTAAGATTTTCGCATGATTGCATCTTAGTTACTACTAGTAGAGATGGGTACAAAACCTGAGCCATGAGCGGGAGAGAAATTCTGGAAGAGGGAGCTAGAGATTTAGAGGATGAAGATTTGTAAACAACAATCAATATAGGATAAATAGATTGGACTTTATGTTGGattgttcttttttttattggaaAGCAGGAATAAGCTTACCAGAACTCTCCGAtcctcaaataaaataaaattgattcaGAAATTATTGTTTCGTGTTATAGCGAAAAGTAAAAGGTCAGACATATAATTTACTCCACACATTTTGTTATTTACGGCATATTTGGAGATGTGTCACTCGTGTCTTTCGatctttatttataattatttaaaaagtaGTTAATGTTGGCCCAATAACAAGCCCAATGCATGCTTCAAATATTtctatatcaataaaattaatcGACCATGCACATTATATAATCTGCGTTACGTTACACAATAATTATTGCTTCATCGCaattaattagtttaatttcaGTACCGCACTTTGGCATTTTATGATCCAAAAATTTAATGTACTACTATTAAAATATCTGGAAGTGTATAAATATGAATatagatgcatgaaattaaACACACAAAAGGAATAAAGACAAGGACCCCCTCGAGTGCTTTTCACAGAAAGGAGAGTGCCTTTATTTGAGTAAattataaaagctcgaaaacaCCCATTATctttttgcaaaaaaataacATCCCTTTTCCCTCCTTACGAAATCAAACATTCAAACATTTTTTCCCCTCAAATTTGACAATAAAATCAATACGTACAACATTAAATATACACATATAACCAAGAATCAGCATTCATCAGTACTAGAGAATTCAAGTATCATTCAAATCTCCATCCTCCAACCAAGAATCTGACATCATAAACCCTAGCACAAAACATagcctaaaatagaaataaaagaaTATGGGCAACAAATAAACATGATAAGCACAAAATCTCTCcctacataaaaaaaaaacataattcgAAATCCAAAAATCGAATCATGACTACAAAATATAGGGAGAAAAGGAGCATGAGAATGGAATCACATCACATGAGAGAGCAAGCATGAGGGTTGTCGTCGCTGAAGATGGAGGCCACCGCCTCGTCGGAGGCCACGGCGACCGAGTACACTGCCGGCGTGTGGAAGAAGGTATGGACGCTCGGCGCCGCCACGTTTCTCGACGTCTCGTAGTAATGGCTAACAACATGAGAAGGATATTTGTAGAATGAGGAAAAATAGGAGTGGCCGCCGGGATACGGCCACAGCTCGGCCGCCTTTCCGGCTCGTTTGATGACCTTTAGCACCTTCTTCTCCTCTAATGCGTAGCCACTCACCGTTATTT from Salvia splendens isolate huo1 chromosome 4, SspV2, whole genome shotgun sequence encodes the following:
- the LOC121799812 gene encoding heavy metal-associated isoprenylated plant protein 31-like, with the translated sequence MSMLEVRVPNLDCEGCASKVRRALLKLKGVDEVEVDMELQKITVSGYALEEKKVLKVIKRAGKAAELWPYPGGHSYFSSFYKYPSHVVSHYYETSRNVAAPSVHTFFHTPAVYSVAVASDEAVASIFSDDNPHACSLM